The Triticum aestivum cultivar Chinese Spring chromosome 7B, IWGSC CS RefSeq v2.1, whole genome shotgun sequence genome window below encodes:
- the LOC123159851 gene encoding uncharacterized protein isoform X1 — protein MAAAIRSLLRKAAPSLGRGSPALGRMSPVVQGLSPAARLLSTTGGQVAYSDDDETLAKQREEIKRMTAEFDASMLEIRKNLDAMDEIERSNGHGGRLSLGWFPARWMQPVEDENPRGQRRPAPARCRPRKGTKHGRYSESRRGRPQLTLMLAILPDKKEIWLEDVEDAKLVRQLSAEPPGRPANNTEEHEASPNYLSHVWMYLDVF, from the exons ATGGCGGCGGCGATCCGGTCCCTCCTCCGCAAGGCGGCGCCGTCCCTCGGCCGCGGGTCGCCGGCCCTCGGCCGCATGTCGCCGGTGGTGCAGGGGCTTTCGCCGGCGGCGCGCCTCCTCTCAACGACG GGGGGACAAGTGGCTTATTCTGATGATGATGAAACGCTGGCCAAACAGCGTGAGGAAATAAAGCGCATGACTGCTGAGTTTGATGCGAGCATGCTGGAGATCCGCAAGAATTTGGATGCTATGGATGAAATTGAGAG ATCCAATGGACATGGTGGTCGCTTGAGCCTGGGTTGGTTTCCGGCCAGGTGGATGCAGCCTGTGGAAGATGAGAACCCGAGGGGGCAGCGTCGGCCGGCACCTGCTCGATGTCGACCACGGAAGGGCACCAAGCATGGCAGATATAGTGAGAGCCGAAGAGGGAGACCACAGCTGACTCTGATGCTCGCCATTCTCCCCGACAAGAAGGAGATCTGGTTGGAGGATGTCGAGGATGCGAAGCTAGTGAGGCAGTTGTCCGCGGAGCCGCCCGGAAGGCCAGCAAATAACACCGAGGAACATGAGGCGTCC
- the LOC123159851 gene encoding uncharacterized protein isoform X2 — protein sequence MAAAIRSLLRKAAPSLGRGSPALGRMSPVVQGLSPAARLLSTTGGQVAYSDDDETLAKQREEIKRMTAEFDASMLEIRKNLDAMDEIERSNGHGGRLSLGWFPARWMQPVEDENPRGQRRPAPARCRPRKGTKHGRYSESRRGRPQLTLMLAILPDKKEIWLEDVEDAKLVRQLSAEPPGRPANNTEEHEASPTAC from the exons ATGGCGGCGGCGATCCGGTCCCTCCTCCGCAAGGCGGCGCCGTCCCTCGGCCGCGGGTCGCCGGCCCTCGGCCGCATGTCGCCGGTGGTGCAGGGGCTTTCGCCGGCGGCGCGCCTCCTCTCAACGACG GGGGGACAAGTGGCTTATTCTGATGATGATGAAACGCTGGCCAAACAGCGTGAGGAAATAAAGCGCATGACTGCTGAGTTTGATGCGAGCATGCTGGAGATCCGCAAGAATTTGGATGCTATGGATGAAATTGAGAG ATCCAATGGACATGGTGGTCGCTTGAGCCTGGGTTGGTTTCCGGCCAGGTGGATGCAGCCTGTGGAAGATGAGAACCCGAGGGGGCAGCGTCGGCCGGCACCTGCTCGATGTCGACCACGGAAGGGCACCAAGCATGGCAGATATAGTGAGAGCCGAAGAGGGAGACCACAGCTGACTCTGATGCTCGCCATTCTCCCCGACAAGAAGGAGATCTGGTTGGAGGATGTCGAGGATGCGAAGCTAGTGAGGCAGTTGTCCGCGGAGCCGCCCGGAAGGCCAGCAAATAACACCGAGGAACATGAGGCGTCCCCGACGGCCTGTTAG
- the LOC123159851 gene encoding uncharacterized protein isoform X4, whose amino-acid sequence MAAAIRSLLRKAAPSLGRGSPALGRMSPVVQGLSPAARLLSTTGGQVAYSDDDETLAKQREEIKRMTAEFDASMLEIRKNLDAMDEIERISI is encoded by the exons ATGGCGGCGGCGATCCGGTCCCTCCTCCGCAAGGCGGCGCCGTCCCTCGGCCGCGGGTCGCCGGCCCTCGGCCGCATGTCGCCGGTGGTGCAGGGGCTTTCGCCGGCGGCGCGCCTCCTCTCAACGACG GGGGGACAAGTGGCTTATTCTGATGATGATGAAACGCTGGCCAAACAGCGTGAGGAAATAAAGCGCATGACTGCTGAGTTTGATGCGAGCATGCTGGAGATCCGCAAGAATTTGGATGCTATGGATGAAATTGAGAG GATATCCATTTGA